The Linepithema humile isolate Giens D197 chromosome 2, Lhum_UNIL_v1.0, whole genome shotgun sequence genome has a segment encoding these proteins:
- the LOC105677533 gene encoding RNA-binding protein RO60: MAEGEHLGTEWENQLLESEIQNQEEGDDIEVDSEIEVDTGSEPEARLSRFLYLGKEYTNYQPGYWFVHNYFLVKNVPSIEELAGNEETQLVPIDLITKAFESNLVSHPEILVFALAVCCKQSKSEKLRHAAYKSMETICASPQNFILFVKFVSKLSREKELNFVTHGWGHGLRKAVNNWYFSKEPLDLAKCVTRYKSRYGWKHKDIMKMSHPQIDDPERAVIIKYIMQGMEKTKAFLADKNDDDNVNKILEHLEGVEDFKHCEDEIQAAAILERYELSLDHVPGHLLKAKEVWNSLIPSMEITILLNNLQRISNLELLKPNEPAVEKVTNQLMNSELIVSEKIHPALLLITVKNYENSGKPLNYEKRKITQTARKCQPTPPKPNSEVIDALNKAFYLSFAHLQATNLRYLVTIKTTKTMEDRVWQGGNVTGLETASLIAMMLLRCENSVEVGTFKSNGIFLVYVTKEDTFEEIMKSLKKPAGLCGELDKPMLWAAKEKKEFDVFINIVDQIHENYDKSQEALIEYRKELGLPKAKLINCAVCSPSSYRRKDCDKNILTINGFDATVPLVIQAFSRSLF; encoded by the exons atggcagaAGGTGAACATTTAGGTACAGAATGGGAAAATCAGCTACTAGAGTCAGAAATTCAAAATCAGGAAGAAGGTGACGATATTGAAGTAGATTCTGAAATTGAAGTAGATACTGGCAGTGAGCCTGAAGCACGTTTATCACGGTTCCTATATCTTGGAAAAGAATATACCAACTATCAGCCTGGATATTGGTttgttcataattattttctggTGAAGAATGTTCCATCCATAGAAGAACTTGCTGGAAATGAGGAGACACAATTGGTACCCATTGATCTGATCACAAAG GCATTTGAGAGTAATCTTGTTTCGCATCCAGAGATTTTGGTGTTTGCTCTTGCCGTTTGCTGTAAGCAAAGCAAAAGTGAGAAATTACGTCATGCCGCTTACAAAAGTATGGAAACGATCTGTGCATCCCCGCAAAACTTTATCCTATTCGTTAAATTTGTCTCTAAATTGAGCAGAGAAAAAGAACTAAATTTTGTTACGCATGGATGGGGTCATGGCTTGAGGAAGGCTGTTAATAATTGGTATTTCTCTAAAGAACCACTGGATTTGGCAAAATGTGTTACAAGATACAAAAGTAGATATGGTTGGAAACACAAAGACATTATGAAGATGTCTCATCCTCAAATCGATGATCCAG aaAGAGCagtgataataaaatacataatgcaAGGCATGGAGAAGACCAAAGCATTTTTGGCAGACAagaatgatgatgataatgttAACAAGATACTGGAACACCTAGAAGGGGTCGAAGACTTTAAACACTGCGAAGATGAAATTCAAGCCGCTGCTATATTGGAAAGATATGAATTATCGTTGGATCATGTACCTGGACATTTGTTAAAAGCCAAAGAG GTTTGGAATTCATTGATACCATCAATGGAAATTACCATACTTCTGAACAATTTGCAACGGATTAGTAATCTGGAATTACTCAAGCCAAATGAACCAGCAGTCGAAAAAGTAACAAACCAGCTTATGAATTCTGAACTTATTGTGAGCGAAAAAATTCATCCAGCATTACTTCTCATCACTGTTaagaattatgaaaattcTGGAAA GCCTCTGAATTATGAAAAGCGAAAGATCACACAAACAGCGAGAAAATGTCAACCAACACCTCCTAAGCCGAATTCGGAAGTAATCGATGCTCTGAATAAGGCCTTTTACTTGTCATTTGCT CATCTGCAAGCCACAAATTTACGCTACTTGGTGACAATCAAAACAACTAAAACAATGGAAGATCGCGTTTGGCAAGGCGGTAATGTGACTGGTCTCGAGACGGCTTCTTTAATCGCGATGATGCTTCTACGCTGTGAGAACAGCGTCGAAGTGGGTACGTTCAAGAGCAACGGAATTTTTCTGGTGTATGTAACCAAGGAAGATACTTTCGAGGAGATCATGAAGTCATTAAAAAAGCCAGCTGGTCTATGTGGCGAATTGGATAAACCGATGTTGTGGGCTGCGAAAGAGAAGAAGGAGTTTGATGTCTTTATCAACATTGTGGATCAAATACATGAGAATTATGATAAGTCCCAGGAAGCTCTGATAGAGTACAGAAAAGAATTAGGACTTCCAAAGGCAAA